A stretch of Chryseobacterium viscerum DNA encodes these proteins:
- the rplQ gene encoding 50S ribosomal protein L17 — protein sequence MRHGKKFNHLGRTASHRSALLSNMACSLIEHKRINTTVAKAKALRVYVEPLLTKAKEDTTHNRRIVFSYLQNKFAVAELFRTVAPKIAERNGGYTRIIKTGFRPGDAADMALIELVDFNELYNPNAEEKKATRRSRRSTAAPKKAEAVVAEAVVAEAPAVEEKVEEAKADTTEEKTEE from the coding sequence ATGAGACACGGTAAAAAATTCAATCACTTAGGAAGAACAGCTTCTCACAGAAGCGCTTTACTTTCTAATATGGCTTGTTCTCTAATTGAGCATAAAAGAATCAACACTACTGTAGCTAAAGCTAAAGCTTTAAGAGTATATGTTGAGCCTCTATTAACAAAAGCAAAAGAAGATACTACACACAACAGAAGAATAGTATTCTCTTACCTTCAAAATAAATTTGCGGTTGCTGAATTATTCAGAACTGTAGCTCCTAAAATCGCTGAAAGAAACGGTGGTTATACAAGAATCATTAAGACAGGTTTCAGACCAGGTGATGCTGCTGATATGGCTCTTATCGAATTAGTAGATTTCAACGAGCTTTACAACCCTAATGCTGAAGAGAAAAAAGCTACAAGAAGAAGCAGAAGATCAACTGCTGCACCTAAAAAAGCTGAAGCTGTAGTAGCTGAAGCTGTAGTAGCTGAAGCACCTGCAGTAGAAGAGAAAGTAGAAGAAGCTAAAGCTGACACTACTGAAGAAAAAACTGAAGAATAA
- a CDS encoding DNA-directed RNA polymerase subunit alpha has protein sequence MAILQFIKPDKVILLNSDEFKGQFEFRPLEPGFGLTIGNALRRVLLSSLEGYAISSIKIEGVEHEFSTIPGVIEDVTEIILNLKQVRLKAAAEGQANEQVVAKVSGQTVITAGDLGKSINGFDVLNPDLVICNLNSDVTFEITFNIEKGRGYVPSEQNKSNNAPVGTIAIDSIFTPIKKVQYSIENYRVEQKTDYEKLVLDIETDGSISPQNALTEASKILIYHFMLFSDERITLETEAVKASIQYDEETLHTRQLLKSKLADMDLSVRALNCLKAAEVETLGELVSYSKSDLMKFRNFGKKSLTELEELVHSKGLNFGFDVAKYKLDADK, from the coding sequence ACCCGATAAAGTAATTTTACTTAACTCTGATGAATTTAAAGGTCAATTCGAATTCAGACCTTTAGAACCAGGTTTCGGGCTTACAATCGGTAATGCTTTGAGAAGAGTGTTGCTTTCTTCTCTGGAAGGATACGCTATTTCATCTATCAAAATAGAAGGTGTAGAGCACGAATTTTCAACTATTCCAGGAGTAATCGAAGATGTTACCGAAATTATTCTTAACCTTAAGCAGGTAAGATTAAAAGCTGCAGCAGAAGGCCAGGCTAACGAGCAGGTTGTTGCTAAAGTTTCAGGTCAGACGGTTATTACTGCTGGTGATTTAGGAAAGTCTATCAATGGATTTGATGTTTTAAACCCAGATTTAGTGATTTGCAACCTAAACAGTGATGTAACTTTCGAAATTACTTTCAATATTGAAAAAGGTAGAGGGTATGTACCTTCTGAACAAAATAAGTCAAACAATGCTCCTGTAGGAACTATTGCTATCGACTCTATTTTTACGCCGATCAAGAAAGTACAATATAGCATTGAAAATTATCGTGTAGAGCAAAAAACAGACTACGAAAAACTTGTATTAGATATAGAAACTGATGGGTCTATCAGCCCTCAGAATGCTTTAACAGAAGCTTCTAAGATATTAATTTATCACTTCATGCTATTCTCTGATGAGAGAATCACGCTTGAAACGGAAGCTGTAAAAGCATCTATCCAATATGATGAAGAAACTCTTCACACAAGACAACTTCTTAAGTCTAAATTAGCAGATATGGATCTTTCAGTAAGAGCCCTTAACTGTCTAAAAGCAGCTGAAGTAGAAACTCTTGGAGAATTGGTTTCTTACAGTAAGTCTGATTTGATGAAATTCAGAAATTTTGGTAAAAAATCTTTGACAGAACTAGAAGAATTAGTGCATTCAAAAGGTCTTAACTTCGGTTTCGACGTTGCAAAATATAAGTTAGACGCTGATAAATAA